The following are from one region of the Thiocapsa rosea genome:
- a CDS encoding DUF4160 domain-containing protein — protein sequence MSDGELLAGKLPPKKHKMVVAWIAIHEDELIANWDLAVNGKKPFPIRGLDQ from the coding sequence ATATCGGACGGAGAATTGCTCGCTGGCAAGCTGCCTCCGAAAAAGCACAAAATGGTAGTAGCCTGGATCGCCATCCACGAAGATGAGCTAATCGCCAATTGGGATCTCGCGGTCAACGGGAAAAAGCCTTTTCCCATCAGGGGGCTCGATCAATGA
- the mauJ gene encoding methylamine utilization protein MauJ, whose protein sequence is MFDTNGTSFEVWGTVASRFLSRLAWSHNGGVVELFAVGSNFPEKPGRLGQGTYQRSGWAQVEPWDFIYLPAADNQEADLALGLFREGMSVNSAPFAFLSYFKVLNIHHGGGAAQKNWINDNLHRIWYRPALDRLVEVQKAEADVGRYLYEEGRCAVAHAHGTPLVNPDSYTDRRRMEGDLKLMRELAALFIETEFGVLSDSSYWKSLREGGSPKTELLRKVVQEDGRVVYVPEQLSA, encoded by the coding sequence GTGTTTGATACGAATGGTACATCCTTCGAAGTATGGGGCACGGTTGCAAGTAGATTTCTCAGCCGGCTTGCATGGTCACATAACGGGGGAGTAGTTGAGTTATTTGCGGTCGGATCAAATTTCCCTGAAAAACCAGGACGACTTGGTCAAGGTACTTACCAGCGTTCAGGATGGGCTCAGGTTGAACCTTGGGATTTCATCTATCTTCCCGCTGCAGACAACCAAGAAGCAGATTTGGCACTGGGCTTGTTCCGGGAAGGTATGTCCGTCAACTCCGCGCCGTTCGCTTTCCTCAGCTACTTCAAGGTCTTGAACATTCACCACGGCGGCGGGGCGGCTCAGAAGAATTGGATTAATGACAATCTTCACCGCATTTGGTATCGCCCGGCTCTCGATCGTTTGGTTGAGGTTCAGAAAGCCGAAGCGGATGTCGGAAGGTACCTCTATGAAGAGGGGCGGTGCGCTGTTGCACATGCACACGGGACACCTTTAGTGAATCCAGACAGCTATACTGATAGGCGACGGATGGAAGGCGATCTAAAGCTCATGAGAGAACTCGCAGCGTTGTTTATTGAGACGGAGTTCGGCGTATTGTCCGATAGCTCGTACTGGAAGAGCCTGCGCGAGGGTGGCTCTCCGAAGACTGAACTGTTACGGAAGGTAGTTCAAGAGGATGGTCGTGTCGTTTATGTGCCAGAACAACTATCCGCATAA
- a CDS encoding VanZ family protein, whose product MQSRNSTKALILILLLLVYWAVGLYPFTFAPPKHVVNQAERMPDGTVSFRGVGIARTPGAPDWLNGIQNANALEVLVVARTDDTDQQGPARIFTVSDGTSHRNLTLGQEGADLILRVRRPGSDENGTPAFRVADLFHNAAWHEIRVRVARDRLELVVDDKPRFDLALSGSPFARWNPSYVLAMGNELPYGRAWTGEIRTVSVDIDGRIIDVLNPAEIVLPEGWWEIRSLHPWDLDRPRPYYADPDIYVNFFGFIPFGVLLMLFFGRRLSVVHIMFLGAALSLSIETLQILLPRHPSVTDLVLNTIGAGVGAYLARLAIRSGASA is encoded by the coding sequence ATGCAAAGCCGCAACTCAACCAAAGCACTGATCCTGATTCTGCTTCTGCTCGTCTACTGGGCAGTGGGCCTTTACCCCTTCACCTTCGCACCTCCGAAGCATGTCGTGAATCAGGCCGAACGCATGCCTGACGGAACCGTATCGTTTCGCGGGGTCGGCATCGCACGCACCCCCGGCGCTCCGGACTGGTTGAACGGCATACAGAACGCGAATGCGCTCGAGGTGCTGGTCGTCGCCCGCACCGACGATACCGATCAACAGGGGCCGGCGCGTATTTTCACCGTCTCCGACGGGACCTCGCATCGCAACCTGACACTCGGCCAGGAAGGGGCGGATCTCATTCTCCGGGTGCGTCGCCCGGGATCGGACGAGAACGGCACCCCGGCGTTTCGCGTGGCCGATCTCTTTCACAACGCCGCTTGGCACGAGATCCGCGTTCGAGTCGCGCGCGATCGCCTGGAATTGGTGGTCGACGACAAGCCCCGTTTCGATCTGGCACTGTCCGGGTCGCCGTTCGCGCGATGGAATCCGAGCTACGTCCTGGCGATGGGCAACGAGCTGCCCTATGGGCGGGCATGGACCGGCGAGATTCGCACGGTTTCGGTCGACATCGACGGCCGCATCATCGATGTTCTGAACCCGGCCGAGATCGTGCTCCCCGAAGGCTGGTGGGAGATAAGATCACTCCATCCTTGGGACCTTGATCGCCCAAGGCCCTACTACGCGGACCCCGACATCTACGTCAACTTCTTCGGATTCATCCCCTTCGGCGTCCTGCTCATGCTCTTCTTCGGACGCCGCCTCTCCGTCGTGCACATCATGTTCCTCGGAGCGGCCTTGAGCCTCTCGATCGAGACCCTGCAGATCCTGCTTCCCCGCCACCCCTCGGTCACCGATCTCGTCCTCAATACCATCGGCGCCGGGGTCGGAGCCTATCTCGCGCGGCTGGCAATTCGGAGCGGCGCAAGCGCCTGA
- a CDS encoding AlbA family DNA-binding domain-containing protein has protein sequence MAEIEKILSESRFNDLLGIAESHRLEFKSQPYDLQQTKQQHELAKDVSALANSDGGCIVVGIKTKKDLNQKLDIVDKVRPFARSFFDRDKLFETIEKWVFPHIQNVRIDWHDALQDVGKGLFSIAVPVQEQASKPYLVIRNIDDEDNVYGNVVGIFERRRDAVSHRTPQGIHSLLSFAENTIELSNRLSSIESLLMERNIKDRKQGEEDYARTIDGVVEERIRECAEAADLKGRAYLSIACFPSQRVDIPTLFRGQNDAVVKLIDQPPRYRDSGWDLRTSRLSKPIRGLLRRAVEPGALSLDVWRDGVIIAVVSADKDYLSWGRYSSNDDIPNINPIALIEVISLFSRLSKYILRLAEPPPENAGFRLSFSNITQNGKAYRLRSLNYIGMSKEAPSSDMVINVPRQDLEAQDDELAFNVFCSVFEWFGIDHDKIPVAKIREDGVYVLDIESIVNLRG, from the coding sequence ATGGCTGAGATAGAAAAAATCTTGAGCGAATCTCGTTTTAACGATCTTCTTGGAATTGCCGAGTCGCATCGGCTTGAGTTTAAATCTCAGCCTTACGACCTTCAGCAAACAAAGCAACAGCATGAATTGGCAAAAGATGTTTCAGCATTAGCCAATTCTGATGGAGGCTGCATAGTTGTTGGCATCAAGACTAAAAAAGACTTAAATCAAAAGCTCGATATTGTAGACAAGGTTCGCCCGTTTGCGAGATCGTTCTTTGATCGTGACAAGTTGTTTGAAACAATCGAAAAGTGGGTCTTTCCTCATATACAAAACGTTCGGATTGATTGGCATGACGCTTTGCAGGATGTAGGAAAGGGGCTCTTTTCAATAGCGGTACCGGTTCAAGAGCAAGCATCAAAACCATATCTTGTCATTCGAAATATAGACGACGAGGATAACGTATACGGGAATGTTGTAGGTATATTTGAGAGGAGAAGAGATGCCGTTTCGCATCGAACTCCGCAAGGAATTCACTCTCTTCTTTCGTTTGCAGAGAACACAATTGAATTATCGAATCGTTTGAGTAGCATCGAATCATTATTGATGGAAAGGAATATCAAGGATAGAAAGCAAGGCGAGGAAGATTATGCAAGAACTATTGATGGCGTTGTCGAGGAAAGAATACGGGAATGCGCAGAGGCTGCCGACCTCAAAGGACGGGCTTATTTGTCGATCGCATGTTTTCCTTCTCAGCGCGTAGACATACCAACTCTTTTTCGAGGTCAAAATGACGCTGTAGTAAAGTTGATAGACCAGCCGCCAAGATATCGAGATAGCGGATGGGATCTAAGAACTTCCAGGCTTTCCAAGCCAATTCGAGGACTATTAAGAAGAGCTGTTGAGCCGGGAGCGCTTTCTCTTGATGTTTGGAGAGACGGAGTAATCATTGCTGTTGTTAGCGCAGATAAAGATTATTTGTCTTGGGGCAGATACTCATCGAACGATGACATTCCGAATATAAACCCAATCGCTCTAATAGAGGTAATTTCTCTTTTCTCAAGACTTTCTAAATATATATTGAGACTTGCAGAACCTCCCCCAGAGAATGCAGGTTTCCGCTTATCTTTCAGCAATATCACGCAGAACGGGAAGGCGTATAGACTTAGGAGTTTGAACTATATCGGGATGTCGAAAGAAGCACCATCTTCTGATATGGTAATTAATGTGCCCAGGCAAGACTTAGAAGCACAAGACGACGAACTGGCTTTTAATGTATTCTGCTCAGTGTTCGAGTGGTTCGGCATCGATCATGACAAGATACCTGTCGCCAAAATAAGAGAAGACGGTGTATATGTGCTCGATATTGAATCAATCGTTAACCTGCGAGGTTAA
- a CDS encoding AbrB/MazE/SpoVT family DNA-binding domain-containing protein produces MLESFALSKIMSYVSWVSIVDNIMETTRLSSKGQVILPKVIREQYHWPVGTEFEIEECPDSIVLRPKKPVPTTVLSDVVGCAGYRGPTKSLDDMEDAIALGVSERHARSRY; encoded by the coding sequence TTGCTTGAGTCCTTCGCTCTGAGTAAGATCATGTCTTACGTTTCGTGGGTATCGATTGTCGACAACATCATGGAAACAACACGTCTTTCCAGCAAGGGACAGGTCATACTGCCCAAGGTCATTCGGGAACAGTATCACTGGCCGGTGGGGACCGAGTTCGAGATCGAGGAATGTCCGGACAGCATTGTTTTAAGGCCAAAGAAGCCCGTCCCGACAACCGTGCTCAGTGACGTGGTGGGCTGCGCGGGTTACCGAGGTCCGACCAAATCCTTGGATGACATGGAAGACGCAATCGCCCTGGGAGTCAGCGAAAGACATGCTCGCAGTCGATACTAG
- a CDS encoding DUF4160 domain-containing protein, whose protein sequence is MPTISMFYGILIRMFFYDTEKHNAPHIHAEFQGQVAVYPKSGI, encoded by the coding sequence ATGCCTACAATCTCAATGTTCTACGGAATTTTGATACGGATGTTTTTCTATGACACGGAAAAGCACAATGCCCCTCACATTCATGCTGAGTTCCAAGGTCAAGTCGCCGTTTACCCTAAATCCGGCATTTGA
- a CDS encoding DUF6399 domain-containing protein — translation MDRAKHLHAVAQARQDGQSQRAAVSGAGVARSTLRHWNASPAPSAPAALSAFVETPEGVVWLRRILVAAHWSIGEQGGAGVRVVCDFLERSGLSAFIGASYGTQQAFHAGLEEQIVTAATELRGTLAQAMPHRTLSIAEDETWKDGMRLVSIDAVSNFILLEHRSDERSAAAWTRALEGGLEGLNVTVVQGTSDEAKGLLAHVERDLGAHHATDLFHLQHEVSQAMSLSLKRAEQQAETAEAEAKARWQDACAAEQAYHRRRHGPGRPPAFAARIDEALSASVQASLAREQAHAHRAEAKALIGAFGEVDHPYEIQQGQAQTPEQLEARLGTLFTRLEAIAEEADLSERLRAHLAKAKRLTQSLVATLTFFFMMVNTRVQALDLAPAIEQAMLDDLIPALYLERVAARSTRAEPRHRLRALSAQRLAPLRQPSHPIQSLDPQTRHHLEQVAGECADLFQRSSSCVEGRNGFLALYQHGHHRISPRKQQVLTALHNFAIKRPDGTTAAERFFAQPHPSLFEQVLERMPWPARPARRRPRPARQPYLVPVAA, via the coding sequence TTGGATCGCGCCAAGCACCTGCATGCGGTGGCGCAAGCCCGGCAGGATGGGCAGAGTCAACGCGCGGCGGTCAGCGGCGCCGGCGTGGCGCGCAGCACCCTGCGTCACTGGAACGCGTCCCCTGCGCCATCGGCGCCGGCGGCGCTGTCGGCCTTCGTCGAGACGCCCGAGGGCGTGGTGTGGCTGCGCCGGATTCTGGTTGCCGCGCACTGGAGCATCGGCGAGCAGGGCGGCGCGGGCGTGCGCGTGGTCTGCGATTTTCTCGAGCGCAGTGGGCTGTCGGCATTCATCGGCGCCTCCTACGGCACGCAGCAGGCGTTCCATGCCGGCTTGGAGGAGCAGATCGTCACCGCCGCCACCGAACTGCGCGGGACGCTGGCCCAAGCCATGCCCCATCGCACACTGAGCATCGCCGAAGATGAGACGTGGAAAGACGGCATGCGTTTGGTGAGTATCGATGCGGTCTCGAACTTCATCCTGCTCGAGCACAGGAGCGATGAGCGCTCGGCGGCGGCCTGGACACGGGCGCTCGAGGGTGGACTCGAGGGGCTGAATGTCACGGTGGTGCAAGGCACCAGCGATGAGGCCAAAGGGCTGTTGGCCCATGTCGAGCGCGATCTGGGCGCACACCATGCCACGGACCTGTTTCATCTGCAGCATGAGGTCAGTCAGGCGATGAGTCTGTCGCTGAAGCGCGCCGAGCAACAGGCCGAGACGGCGGAGGCCGAGGCGAAGGCGCGCTGGCAAGACGCATGCGCCGCCGAGCAGGCCTATCATCGGCGCCGCCATGGCCCGGGACGCCCGCCGGCGTTCGCCGCGCGCATCGATGAGGCGCTGAGCGCCTCCGTCCAAGCCAGCCTCGCGCGCGAGCAGGCCCACGCGCACCGCGCCGAGGCCAAAGCCCTGATCGGCGCCTTCGGCGAGGTCGATCATCCCTACGAGATCCAACAGGGACAGGCGCAAACCCCCGAGCAGTTGGAGGCGCGTCTGGGGACGCTGTTTACGCGCCTGGAGGCGATCGCCGAGGAGGCGGATCTGTCCGAGCGCCTGCGCGCACATCTGGCCAAGGCGAAGCGCCTGACTCAAAGCCTCGTCGCCACGCTGACCTTCTTCTTCATGATGGTCAACACCCGGGTGCAGGCGCTGGACTTGGCACCGGCCATCGAGCAGGCGATGCTCGACGACCTGATCCCGGCGCTTTATCTGGAGCGCGTCGCCGCACGCAGCACCCGCGCCGAGCCCCGTCATCGACTCCGGGCACTGAGTGCGCAGCGTCTCGCCCCGCTGAGGCAGCCCTCGCACCCGATCCAGTCGCTGGATCCGCAGACCCGTCACCATCTCGAGCAGGTCGCCGGGGAGTGTGCCGATCTGTTCCAGCGCAGCAGCTCCTGTGTCGAGGGACGCAACGGCTTCCTCGCGCTCTATCAGCATGGGCATCACCGAATCAGCCCGCGCAAGCAGCAGGTCTTGACCGCCCTGCACAACTTTGCGATCAAGCGGCCCGACGGCACCACGGCCGCCGAGCGCTTCTTCGCTCAACCCCACCCATCCTTGTTCGAGCAGGTGCTCGAGCGCATGCCCTGGCCCGCCCGACCGGCCCGACGACGACCGCGCCCGGCAAGGCAGCCTTACCTCGTTCCTGTGGCGGCTTAG
- a CDS encoding type II toxin-antitoxin system VapC family toxin, with protein sequence MLAVDTSVVVRILTNDDPEQSPRAVALFERERIYLTKTVLLETEWALRFSYKLSRETVVCALRKVIGLQQVEVETIGVVATALDWHEQGMDFADALHLAGSTKAIEFATFDEKLIQLAQRLQAKGIVAV encoded by the coding sequence ATGCTCGCAGTCGATACTAGCGTCGTCGTGCGGATTCTCACCAATGACGATCCGGAGCAGAGTCCGAGAGCCGTCGCGCTCTTCGAGCGGGAGCGTATTTATCTCACCAAGACGGTGCTGCTGGAAACCGAGTGGGCGCTCAGGTTCTCCTACAAGCTCTCCCGTGAGACCGTCGTGTGTGCTTTGCGAAAAGTCATCGGGCTTCAACAGGTCGAGGTCGAAACGATCGGCGTTGTCGCCACGGCGCTCGACTGGCATGAGCAGGGTATGGATTTTGCCGATGCACTGCATCTCGCCGGCAGCACAAAGGCGATCGAATTTGCAACCTTCGATGAGAAGCTGATTCAGCTCGCGCAGAGACTTCAAGCGAAGGGGATTGTCGCGGTTTGA
- a CDS encoding thioredoxin family protein: MPRFARSALLVLLLISAAAAHAEAPDGYPFKPFDQAMQQAHDEGKPLFVYFGRYGCGYCEKTNKEAFSDGQVRERYTAHYALAYVDAESGERLRLPSGERITERELGTRYDAFVTPVFSFMTPDGETVLRLVGVQRAEDLLDADDKIQAALAAAGAS; this comes from the coding sequence ATGCCCCGATTCGCTCGATCGGCCCTCCTCGTCCTTCTCCTGATCTCCGCCGCCGCAGCCCACGCCGAGGCACCGGACGGCTACCCCTTCAAGCCCTTCGACCAGGCCATGCAACAGGCCCACGACGAGGGCAAACCCTTGTTCGTCTACTTCGGCCGCTATGGCTGCGGCTACTGCGAGAAAACCAACAAGGAGGCATTCTCCGACGGGCAGGTGCGAGAGCGTTACACCGCGCATTACGCACTCGCCTATGTCGATGCCGAGAGCGGCGAGCGCCTGCGCCTGCCCAGCGGGGAGCGCATCACGGAGCGCGAGCTCGGGACCCGATACGACGCCTTCGTCACGCCCGTCTTTTCATTCATGACACCTGACGGGGAGACGGTGCTGCGTCTAGTGGGCGTGCAAAGGGCCGAGGATCTGCTCGACGCCGACGACAAGATCCAAGCGGCACTCGCCGCCGCAGGTGCCTCGTGA
- a CDS encoding DUF2442 domain-containing protein — protein sequence MRIAEVIPLSEHVLLVASDEGATGLFDMKPYLEGEVFAALQDFDEFSAIHNGGYFIEWACGADLSADTIEAHLMPAPPEIAQQLSQFRQFRGRQFRGQFT from the coding sequence ATGAGAATCGCTGAAGTCATACCTTTAAGTGAGCATGTTCTTCTCGTTGCTTCTGACGAGGGTGCGACAGGGCTGTTTGATATGAAGCCTTACCTGGAAGGGGAAGTCTTCGCAGCCCTCCAAGATTTTGATGAGTTCTCCGCTATTCACAACGGAGGGTATTTTATTGAGTGGGCCTGTGGCGCAGATCTTTCTGCAGATACCATTGAGGCACATCTGATGCCAGCGCCACCAGAGATCGCCCAACAATTGTCCCAGTTCCGCCAGTTCCGGGGACGCCAGTTCCGGGGACAGTTTACTTAA